The Kiritimatiellia bacterium genome has a window encoding:
- a CDS encoding fumarylacetoacetate hydrolase family protein: protein MKLVRFGPPGRERPGVWIPDAFGPASPGILDVNAMAFDIADYDLHFFAHGGLRRLPALLAEPRCVVLRADGVRLGPPVARPGKILALGKNYAEHAREFGGPPAEVPVVFSKAVTALNGPYDPIRLPPFSRRVDGEVELAVVIGRRARRLTRAAAMEVVAGYCVLNDVTDRDAQRAGQQWCYAKSFDTFCPLGPWLVTPDEIPDPHALRLFSRLNGEVLQEGSTAAMIADIPTILMHISAGLTLEPGDVIATGTPAGIGSARIPPRVLEPGDVLETGIDGLGTQRAVIEREP, encoded by the coding sequence ATGAAACTTGTGCGCTTCGGTCCGCCCGGCCGCGAACGGCCCGGCGTCTGGATCCCGGATGCGTTCGGCCCGGCGTCCCCTGGCATTCTCGATGTGAATGCGATGGCGTTCGACATTGCGGACTACGACCTGCACTTCTTCGCGCATGGGGGGCTGCGCCGGCTCCCCGCGCTGCTGGCGGAGCCGCGATGCGTCGTGCTGCGGGCGGACGGCGTGCGGCTGGGTCCGCCGGTGGCCCGTCCCGGCAAGATCCTCGCGCTGGGCAAGAACTATGCGGAACACGCGCGCGAGTTCGGCGGTCCGCCGGCGGAGGTGCCGGTGGTGTTCAGCAAAGCCGTCACCGCGCTGAACGGTCCGTACGACCCGATCCGGCTGCCGCCGTTCTCGCGCCGCGTGGACGGCGAGGTGGAGCTGGCGGTCGTGATCGGCCGGCGCGCTCGCCGGCTGACACGAGCCGCGGCGATGGAGGTGGTCGCGGGCTACTGCGTGTTGAACGATGTCACGGACCGGGACGCGCAGCGGGCGGGCCAGCAGTGGTGCTACGCGAAGAGCTTTGACACGTTTTGTCCGCTTGGTCCCTGGCTGGTCACGCCGGACGAGATCCCCGATCCGCACGCGTTGCGTCTGTTCTCGCGCCTGAACGGCGAGGTGCTGCAGGAGGGGTCCACCGCGGCGATGATCGCGGACATTCCGACGATCCTGATGCACATCTCCGCCGGCCTGACGCTCGAGCCCGGCGACGTGATCGCGACGGGCACGCCGGCGGGCATCGGATCGGCCCGCATACCGCCCCGAGTGCTCGAACCGGGCGACGTGCTGGAAACCGGCATCGACGGGCTCGGCACGCAGCGGGCGGTGATCGAGCGGGAGCCGTGA
- the rnhC gene encoding ribonuclease HIII, whose translation MNPTPRTSFTFELDAEQQARLRRELERGNYRLVEVPHAIVAAERPDCHIVLYESGKCVAQGMGAADWVTFVLEPIVLRRAALGYEDELDPSRTSPHIGVDESGKGDYFGPLVVAAAYVDEALVPALEQLHVRDSKRITSDAVALRMAREIRRALGERHVEVVIGPEAYNRLHARLGNVNAVLAWGHARAIENLLERVPDCPRALSDQFGPAFRVKGALMRRGRSIRLEQRPRAESDPAVAAASVLARARFLEALADLGRRHDVPLPKGASPAAETTALELVRREGPQVLWSVAKCHFQTTDRVLAAAGLSRKDLGAPPEPRTAEPPPRPPRRTSRTRTRRRRVRAS comes from the coding sequence ATGAACCCGACACCTCGCACCTCGTTCACGTTCGAGCTGGACGCGGAACAGCAGGCCCGTCTTCGCCGCGAGCTGGAACGGGGCAACTACCGGCTGGTGGAGGTGCCGCACGCGATCGTCGCCGCGGAGCGGCCGGACTGCCACATTGTGCTGTATGAGTCCGGCAAGTGTGTGGCGCAGGGCATGGGCGCGGCGGACTGGGTCACGTTCGTGCTCGAGCCGATCGTGCTGCGACGCGCCGCGCTCGGCTATGAGGATGAGCTGGATCCCTCCCGCACCTCGCCGCACATTGGGGTGGACGAAAGCGGCAAGGGGGATTACTTTGGGCCGCTGGTGGTCGCCGCCGCGTATGTGGATGAGGCGCTCGTGCCGGCGCTTGAACAGTTGCACGTGCGCGATTCGAAGCGGATCACCAGTGACGCGGTCGCACTGCGGATGGCGCGCGAGATCCGCCGGGCACTCGGCGAGCGCCACGTCGAGGTCGTGATCGGCCCCGAGGCCTACAACCGCCTCCATGCGAGGCTGGGTAATGTGAACGCGGTGCTGGCCTGGGGCCACGCGCGTGCGATCGAGAACCTCCTGGAGCGGGTGCCCGACTGCCCGCGGGCGCTTTCGGACCAGTTTGGTCCCGCGTTCCGCGTGAAAGGCGCGCTGATGCGCCGGGGCCGCTCCATCCGGCTCGAGCAACGCCCCCGCGCAGAGAGCGACCCGGCCGTCGCGGCTGCGTCGGTGCTGGCGCGCGCACGCTTTCTGGAGGCGCTGGCGGACCTTGGCCGGCGCCACGACGTGCCGCTGCCGAAGGGCGCCTCGCCCGCGGCCGAGACGACCGCGCTGGAGCTGGTGCGCCGCGAGGGCCCCCAGGTGCTTTGGTCGGTCGCGAAATGCCACTTTCAGACCACCGACCGCGTGCTCGCCGCCGCCGGTCTTTCCCGAAAAGATCTCGGCGCGCCGCCCGAACCCCGCACGGCGGAGCCGCCGCCGCGGCCGCCGCGCCGGACCTCGCGCACCCGGACGCGCCGTCGGAGGGTCCGTGCCTCATGA
- a CDS encoding bifunctional glycosyltransferase/class I SAM-dependent methyltransferase, which translates to MSGASEPTGRRLVSILIPVYNERTWLRPCVERVLAAPLPDGLDREIIIVDDASDDGTAQIARDIERQHAPVVRVIRQPVNQGKGAAIARAIGEMRGQFVIFQDADLEYDPADYPVLLRPLLEGHADVVYGSRFVPRGMRRVLNYHHQLGNRLLTTLSNLCTGLNLTDMETGYKAFRADVLRTIPIRSRRFGIEPELTAKIAKRRCVVYEVPINYHGRSYAEGKKIGWRDGVAAIFTILKFWVVDDCYEDRYGHAILAEMSLARRFHQWMAQVMLPYLGLRILEVGAGIGNLSRWLPRRERLVLSDHDPTYLRLLGDAWAGHPIVRVARFDLDSDADADALAAERFDSVVCANVLEHIADDAAALRRLARVLEPGGRLVLLVPQHPALYGRYDRELGHHRRYRRETLRELVEASGLRVVHMRSFNFAAMLGWWWNSVLWRRRSMSRWQIKAFDLLVPLVSRLERHVQLPGLSLLCVAERPAGPEARCASGGVPVSSPPR; encoded by the coding sequence ATGAGCGGTGCGTCTGAGCCCACCGGCCGCCGGCTCGTCTCGATCCTGATTCCGGTCTACAACGAGCGCACCTGGCTGCGTCCCTGTGTGGAACGGGTGCTCGCCGCGCCGTTGCCGGACGGCCTCGACCGCGAGATCATCATTGTGGACGACGCCTCGGACGATGGCACCGCCCAGATCGCTCGCGACATCGAGCGGCAGCATGCGCCGGTTGTGCGGGTGATCCGGCAGCCGGTGAACCAGGGCAAGGGGGCGGCGATCGCGCGGGCAATCGGCGAGATGCGCGGCCAGTTTGTGATTTTTCAGGACGCGGACCTGGAGTACGACCCCGCCGACTATCCGGTGCTGCTGCGTCCGCTGCTGGAGGGGCATGCGGATGTCGTCTACGGTTCCCGCTTCGTTCCGCGGGGTATGCGCCGCGTGCTGAACTATCACCACCAGCTCGGCAATCGCCTTCTCACCACGCTGTCGAATCTCTGCACTGGTCTGAACCTCACCGACATGGAGACCGGCTACAAAGCGTTTCGCGCGGACGTGCTGCGGACGATCCCGATCCGCTCGCGCCGGTTCGGCATTGAGCCCGAGCTCACCGCGAAAATCGCCAAACGGCGCTGCGTCGTCTACGAAGTGCCGATCAACTATCACGGGCGCAGCTACGCGGAGGGCAAGAAGATCGGCTGGAGGGACGGTGTGGCCGCGATCTTTACGATCCTGAAGTTCTGGGTGGTGGATGATTGTTACGAGGACCGGTACGGCCACGCGATTCTGGCCGAGATGTCGCTCGCGCGGCGTTTTCACCAGTGGATGGCCCAGGTGATGCTGCCATATCTCGGGCTGCGGATCCTCGAGGTCGGCGCCGGCATCGGCAACCTGAGCCGCTGGCTGCCGCGTCGCGAGCGGCTGGTGCTGAGCGACCACGACCCGACCTATCTGCGGCTGCTCGGCGATGCGTGGGCCGGTCACCCGATCGTCCGCGTCGCGCGCTTTGATCTGGACTCCGATGCGGACGCCGACGCTCTTGCGGCGGAACGGTTCGACTCGGTCGTCTGCGCGAACGTGCTCGAACACATCGCGGACGATGCCGCCGCGCTGCGGCGGCTCGCGCGAGTGCTCGAGCCGGGGGGGAGGCTCGTGCTGCTGGTGCCGCAGCACCCGGCGCTGTATGGTCGGTATGACCGGGAGCTGGGGCATCATCGCCGTTACCGACGCGAGACGCTGCGCGAGCTTGTCGAGGCGAGCGGGCTGCGGGTGGTCCACATGCGGTCGTTCAACTTTGCCGCGATGCTCGGCTGGTGGTGGAACAGCGTGCTGTGGCGCCGCCGTTCGATGAGCCGTTGGCAGATCAAGGCGTTTGATCTGCTGGTGCCGCTGGTCAGTCGCTTAGAGCGGCACGTTCAGCTGCCCGGCCTCTCGCTGCTGTGCGTTGCGGAACGCCCCGCCGGGCCGGAGGCCCGTTGCGCGAGCGGCGGGGTTCCCGTATCGTCCCCGCCCCGATGA